A region of Coleofasciculaceae cyanobacterium DNA encodes the following proteins:
- a CDS encoding GNAT family N-acetyltransferase, with product MYYTLRQATVKDIEILDRIHAENMKGYVEQVYPWNPTLFRDSFSSQDYQIIELRNFPIGFIKVVVTTEIYLAEIQIDRHYQNQGIGTSLIASIIKRSQLNNQKLWLKVLKVNPAERLYERLGFNVFEETSTHKMMRLN from the coding sequence TTGTATTATACTCTTCGCCAAGCTACCGTCAAAGATATCGAAATACTCGATCGCATTCATGCTGAAAACATGAAGGGTTATGTTGAACAAGTTTACCCTTGGAATCCTACTTTATTTCGCGACTCTTTTAGCTCACAGGATTATCAAATAATTGAGCTAAGAAATTTTCCAATTGGTTTTATTAAAGTTGTGGTTACTACCGAAATCTATTTAGCAGAAATTCAAATAGACCGTCATTATCAAAATCAAGGTATTGGTACGAGTTTGATTGCCTCGATTATCAAGCGATCGCAACTGAATAATCAAAAATTATGGCTCAAGGTTCTTAAAGTAAATCCCGCTGAAAGGTTGTATGAAAGATTGGGATTTAACGTATTTGAAGAAACATCTACTCACAAAATGATGAGGTTAAACTAA
- the glnT gene encoding type III glutamate--ammonia ligase produces MLLSELARDREIRYFLISFTDLFGVQRAKLVPAQSIDEMAENGAGFAGFAAWLDMTAADPDILAVPDRDRLFQLPWQKDVAWMPADLYGLDGEPISQTPRLILKQMLKQAQELGYTIMTGVECEYFLLSADAHEISDNRDRAAKPCYNQQALMRRYDVVSEICDGMLSLGWKPYQNDHEDANGQFEMNWDYADALVTADRHVFFKYMVKSIAEQHGFRATFMPKPFSNLTGNGCHTHISVWDNVSKTNLFRETDEDLELSPLAYQFIGGILESASALCAFSNPTVNSYKRINSPITISGATWSPNTISYSGNNRTHMIRIPDLDRFELRLGDGAANPYLLPAAIIAAGLDGIKRKIDPGDRSNNNSYTDPLPPEQVKRLPANLLDALRSLEKNQVFPAAFGEPFIASYLKLKYQQWNEYSNQITNWELDNTLNC; encoded by the coding sequence ATGCTATTGTCCGAACTGGCGCGCGATCGCGAAATTCGTTATTTTCTGATTTCTTTTACCGATCTATTCGGGGTACAGAGGGCTAAACTAGTTCCTGCCCAAAGTATTGATGAAATGGCGGAAAACGGGGCAGGGTTTGCCGGATTTGCAGCCTGGTTAGATATGACTGCTGCCGATCCTGATATCTTGGCAGTACCCGATCGCGATCGCTTATTTCAGCTACCTTGGCAAAAAGATGTGGCATGGATGCCAGCCGATCTTTATGGATTAGACGGTGAACCAATATCACAAACTCCCCGACTCATTTTAAAGCAGATGCTAAAACAGGCCCAAGAACTGGGTTATACAATTATGACAGGGGTTGAGTGCGAATATTTTTTGTTATCTGCCGATGCTCACGAAATTTCTGATAATCGCGATCGCGCTGCTAAACCTTGCTACAATCAACAGGCTTTGATGCGTCGTTACGATGTGGTGAGTGAGATCTGCGATGGGATGCTATCTCTAGGGTGGAAACCCTATCAAAACGATCACGAAGATGCCAACGGACAGTTTGAAATGAACTGGGATTACGCTGATGCCTTGGTTACGGCAGATCGTCATGTCTTTTTTAAGTATATGGTGAAAAGTATTGCCGAACAACATGGATTTCGCGCTACCTTTATGCCTAAACCATTTAGTAACCTAACAGGCAACGGTTGCCATACTCATATTTCTGTTTGGGATAATGTTAGTAAGACTAATTTATTTCGAGAAACAGACGAGGATTTAGAACTTTCTCCCTTAGCCTATCAATTCATCGGAGGAATACTTGAGTCGGCTTCTGCCTTGTGTGCGTTTAGCAATCCTACAGTTAATTCCTACAAGCGGATTAATTCCCCCATAACCATCTCTGGTGCAACATGGTCGCCCAATACGATAAGCTATAGCGGTAATAATCGCACTCACATGATTCGCATCCCCGATTTAGATCGCTTTGAACTACGACTAGGAGACGGTGCTGCAAATCCTTATTTACTTCCCGCGGCGATTATTGCCGCTGGTTTAGACGGTATCAAACGTAAAATCGATCCAGGCGATCGCTCTAACAATAATAGCTATACCGATCCACTACCACCAGAACAAGTGAAGCGACTTCCCGCCAATTTGTTAGATGCCTTGCGTAGCTTGGAAAAAAATCAAGTTTTTCCAGCCGCCTTTGGCGAACCTTTTATTGCATCTTATTTAAAACTCAAATATCAACAGTGGAATGAATACAGTAACCAAATTACTAATTGGGAACTCGATAACACACTGAACTGTTAA
- a CDS encoding type II toxin-antitoxin system prevent-host-death family antitoxin — MKIANIHEAKSQLSKLIESALAGEEIIIAKAGKPLVKLIPYQENKTPRTPGGWEGKVIMSDDFDNELPADILAGFLGEEE; from the coding sequence ATGAAAATAGCAAATATTCACGAAGCCAAATCGCAACTGTCGAAATTAATTGAATCAGCTTTAGCAGGAGAAGAAATTATTATTGCTAAAGCGGGAAAGCCCCTCGTCAAATTGATTCCCTACCAAGAAAATAAAACTCCTCGAACCCCTGGAGGATGGGAAGGAAAAGTAATTATGAGCGATGATTTTGATAATGAACTTCCAGCAGATATTCTGGCGGGCTTTCTGGGTGAAGAAGAGTAA
- a CDS encoding type II toxin-antitoxin system VapC family toxin, whose translation MHLLLDTHTLIWWLANNSTLSITAKGAIANPDNLVFVSAASAWEIAIKKSLGKLQAPDDLQKQIEETKFRPLAINIDHALAIEHLPYYHQDPFDRILIAQAIYEQLTIVTRDRIFKSYDVAIIQS comes from the coding sequence ATGCACCTACTGTTGGATACTCATACTTTGATTTGGTGGTTAGCTAACAATTCTACTCTTTCTATTACAGCAAAAGGGGCGATCGCCAATCCAGATAATTTAGTATTTGTTTCTGCTGCTTCGGCTTGGGAAATTGCCATCAAAAAGTCTTTAGGTAAACTACAAGCACCAGATGATCTGCAAAAACAAATTGAAGAAACCAAATTTAGACCATTAGCAATAAATATAGACCATGCCTTAGCGATCGAACATTTACCTTATTATCACCAAGATCCTTTTGACCGTATTTTAATCGCTCAAGCAATTTACGAACAGCTCACAATTGTTACTCGCGATCGCATATTCAAGTCTTACGATGTTGCTATTATTCAAAGTTAA